In one window of uncultured Fusobacterium sp. DNA:
- a CDS encoding glycosyltransferase family 4 protein — MKILWVCNKAPTRVNEIRNINGSPMGGWLDSMCKDILSEKNTQLCVLFLEKINYEGRKDNFSFYSFTNKNSGDRIEKVLLELKPDIIHIWGTEYSHTLTTIKIAEKNGYLNKCILYIQGMVSLCGKHYTEGLPNSVVNMYTFRDFIRFSNISRTKKTFIKNGVNEIEAIKKVKYVIGRTDWDRAAVEMYNPNVKYYFCNETLRESFYKKEWDINNIKRHSIFVSQCNYPIKGFHYVLEAMPEIIKHYPNAHIYTTGINLLNLSFKERLKMTSYQFYLRKLIYKLNIQKNITFLGILSEEEMASRYLKSNVFVSASTIENSPNSLGEAMLVGCPVVASDVGGVKNMLVHNIEGYIYQSTAPYMLAYYVKEIFRNDELAKRFSKNAKKHAMITHNRVENVAKLLKVYQDMREDK; from the coding sequence ATGAAAATATTGTGGGTTTGTAATAAAGCTCCTACAAGAGTAAATGAGATAAGAAATATTAATGGAAGTCCGATGGGTGGATGGTTAGATTCAATGTGTAAAGATATTTTAAGTGAGAAAAATACTCAACTATGTGTTCTTTTTTTAGAAAAAATAAATTATGAAGGAAGAAAAGATAACTTTTCTTTTTATAGTTTTACAAATAAGAATTCAGGAGATAGAATAGAAAAAGTATTACTAGAACTAAAACCAGATATTATTCATATTTGGGGAACAGAATATTCTCATACTTTAACAACGATTAAAATAGCAGAAAAAAATGGATATTTAAATAAATGTATCTTATATATACAAGGAATGGTATCTTTATGTGGTAAACATTATACTGAGGGATTACCAAATAGTGTGGTAAACATGTATACTTTTCGTGATTTTATTCGTTTTTCTAACATTTCTCGAACAAAAAAAACTTTTATAAAAAATGGTGTTAATGAAATAGAAGCAATCAAAAAAGTAAAGTATGTAATAGGAAGAACAGATTGGGATCGAGCAGCAGTGGAAATGTATAATCCAAATGTTAAATATTATTTTTGTAATGAAACTTTAAGAGAAAGTTTTTATAAAAAAGAATGGGATATAAATAATATTAAAAGGCATAGTATTTTTGTAAGTCAATGTAATTATCCTATTAAAGGATTTCACTATGTGTTAGAAGCAATGCCTGAAATAATAAAACATTATCCAAATGCACATATTTATACAACAGGGATAAATTTACTTAATCTTTCATTTAAGGAAAGATTAAAAATGACTTCATATCAATTTTATTTACGTAAATTAATTTATAAACTTAATATTCAAAAAAATATAACATTTTTAGGTATACTTTCAGAAGAAGAAATGGCGAGTAGATATTTAAAATCAAATGTTTTTGTATCAGCATCAACAATAGAAAATTCACCTAATTCATTAGGAGAAGCAATGTTAGTTGGATGTCCTGTTGTAGCTTCAGATGTAGGTGGTGTAAAAAATATGCTTGTACATAATATAGAAGGTTATATATATCAATCGACAGCTCCCTATATGCTTGCTTATTATGTAAAAGAAATATTCAGAAATGACGAATTAGCAAAAAGATTTTCTAAAAATGCAAAAAAACATGCAATGATTACGCATAATAGAGTAGAAAATGTAGCAAAATTATTAAAAGTATATCAAGATATGAGAGAGGATAAATAA